The following coding sequences lie in one Spinacia oleracea cultivar Varoflay chromosome 1, BTI_SOV_V1, whole genome shotgun sequence genomic window:
- the LOC110787408 gene encoding lachrymatory-factor synthase, translated as MYFPQTIMKKKWEAKVSTTLLSSKSHQIWPLLKDFFNIHKYFSSLSNSNGIHGTNGEVGCIRLCIGSSIPPTKGCDPKINGGEVVSWSKERLIAVDEVNMRLSYEIVDSNIGFTSYVSTVKIIQGGDEGCVIEWSFTVDPVQGLRFEDLVKKYESGLHRMAKTMEDSLENP; from the coding sequence ATGTATTTCCCTCAAACAATAATGAAGAAAAAGTGGGAAGCCAAAGTGTCCACAACCTTACTAAGCAGTAAATCACACCAAATTTGGCCACTTTTGAAGGATTTCTTCAACATCCACAAATATTTCAGTAGCCTTTCCAACTCAAATGGCATCCATGGCACTAATGGTGAGGTTGGTTGTATCAGATTATGCATTGGCTCTTCTATCCCACCAACAAAGGGTTGTGATCCAAAGATCAACGGTGGAGAGGTGGTTAGCTGGTCAAAGGAGAGACTAATAGCCGTTGATGAAGTCAACATGAGATTAAGCTATGAGATTGTGGACTCAAACATTGGATTCACTTCATATGTATCAACGGTCAAGATTATCCAAGGAGGTGACGAAGGGTGTGTGATTGAGTGGTCATTCACCGTTGATCCAGTTCAAGGGCTGAGATTTGAGGATTTGGTGAAGAAATATGAATCGGGTTTGCACCGGATGGCTAAGACAATGGAAGATTCTCTTGAAAATCCTTAA
- the LOC110787441 gene encoding uncharacterized protein: protein MAAASVEELTSGASGRIIPLFHRAKSMALLLIPSYNFLKTSIILFYSSFLCFLLLLLPPSQRISPSTEEAASDSPRPPSRLKFQRRRLLEEQKDTIRRRALAEALEMVPVSIEGEEERDISENCRWSTSLFFGIRRNALFSRSWFPVSGNSKGIIIIIHGLNEHGGRYAHFAMQLTSRNFGVYAMDWIGHGGSDGLHGFVPSLDQVVADTAAFLENVKLEHPKVPCFLFGHSTGGAVVLKAASYPHIERMVEGIILTSPALRVKPSHPVVKVIAPVFSLVAPRFQFKGANKRGIPVSRDPAQLLAKYSDPLVYTGPIRVRTGHEILRITAYLTRNLKSVTVPFFVLHGTADRVTDPLASQDLYDQAASNFKDIKLYDGFLHDLLFEPEREDIAWDIINWMEKRLAASLYFGKSVG from the exons ATGGCGGCGGCTAGCGTGGAGGAGCTAACCTCCGGAGCTAGCGGAAGAATTATTCCTCTCTTCCACAGAGCTAAATCCATGGCTCTTCTCCTCATTCCTTCTTACAATTTCCTCAAAACATCAATTATTCTCTTTTACTCTTCCTTCCTTTGCTTTCTTCTCCTCCTTCTCCCTCCTTCTCAACGGATTTCTCCTTCGACGGAGGAAGCGGCATCGGATTCTCCGCGGCCGCCTTCGCGGTTGAAGTTCCAGCGCCGGAGATTGTTGGAAGAGCAGAAAGATACAATTCGTCGTCGTGCGCTCGCTGAAGCCCTAGAAATGGTGCCGGTTTCGATTGAAGGAGAGGAGGAGAGGGATATTTCGGAGAATTGTCGATGGAGTACTTCGCTTTTCTTTGGTATTCGTCGAAATGCCCTCTTTTCCCGGTCTTGGTTCCCCGTTTCCGGTAATTCGAA GGGCATCATCATTATTATTCACGGACTTAATGAGCATGG TGGAAGATATGCTCATTTTGCAATGCAATTAACCTCTCGCAACTTTGGGGTGTATGCTATGGATTGGATAG GCCATGGTGGTAGTGATGGGCTGCATGGGTTTGTTCCCTCCCTTGATCAAGTCGTTGCCGATACG GCGGCTTTCTTGGAGAACGTCAAACTTGAGCATCCCAAGGTACCTTGCTTCCTGTTTGGTCACTCTACAGGGGGCGCCGTGGTTTTAAAG GCAGCTTCATATCCTCACATTGAAAGAATGGTTGAAGGAATTATTTTGACCTCACCTGCCTTGCGAGTTAAGCCATCACATCCTGTGGTCAAG GTTATAGCCCCTGTGTTTTCCTTAGTTGCTCCTCGATTCCAGTTTAAAGGAGCGAACAAGAGAGGCATTCCAGTTTCCAGGGATCCAGCTCAACTTCTTGCCAAATATTCTGATCCACTGGTTTACACTGGTCCCATAAGGGTTCGGACTGGGCATGAGATATTGCGCATCACTGCTTATTTGACACGCAACTTGAAATCCGTCACTGTTCCATTCTTTGTTCTTCATGGAACTGCAGATAGGGTTACTGATCCACTTGCTTCTCAAGATCTCTACGATCAAGCAGCCTCCAACTTCAAGGATATTAAGCTTTATGATGGCTTCTTGCACGACCTCCTCTTTGAACCTGAACGAGAAGATATTGCTTGGGATATCATCAACTGGATGGAGAAGAGGCTAGCCGCGTCGCTGTATTTTGGGAAATCAGTTGGCTGA
- the LOC130465649 gene encoding uncharacterized protein, translating to MPDDGDSSGNQNGNAYADPYYLANSDHSSSNQQLGIIIFNGENYLNWTRSIRMALGSRNKLGYIDGKIKKPNQGHADFGKWYRNDNAVRGWILASMTTNLAESLIYLETSKDLWDEVKERYGQTNAPLLYQLKKELSDLKQENQAVGNFYCKLKNLWDHISSIEGMPECTCGAMSKCTCNMMKKLADAESLNKLIQFLMALNEGLSTLFSSKRNKRKSLVT from the exons ATGCCAGATGATGGAGATAGTAGTGGAAATCAAAATGGGAATGCATATGCAGATCCTTATTATTTAGCCAACTCAGACCATAGCAGTTCTAACCAGCAGCTTGGAATCATCATTTTTAATGGTGAAAATTATCTCAACTGGACCAGGAGCATTAGGATGGCACTTGGCTCAAGGAACAAGCTTGGATATATTGATGGAAAGATCAAGAAGCCAAATCAGGGGCATGCAGATTTTGGTAAATGGTACAGAAATGATAATGCTGTGAGAGGATGGATTTTGGCTTCAATGACAACAAACCTTGCAGAGAGTCTCATATACCTTGAAACTTCCAAGGATTTGTGGGACGAAGTCAAGGAAAGGTATGGTCAAACAAATGCCCCCCTCTTGTATCAGCTGAAGAAAGAGTTGAGTGATTTGAAGCAAGAAAATCAGGCTGTTGGGAATTTTTACTGCAAGCTGAAGAATTTATGGGATCATATATCTTCTATTGAAGGTATGCCTGAGTGCACATGTGGAGCAATGAGTAAATGCACTTGTAACATGATGAAAAAATTGGCAGATGCAGAATCTCTGAACAAACTGATACAGTTTCTAATGGCTCTCAATGAGG GGCTTTCCACCTTGTTCAGCAGCAAGAGAAACAAAAGGAAATCACTGGTAACATGA
- the LOC110787409 gene encoding uncharacterized protein, whose translation MDTLQRTKSDISTVLLHTMDENISDDPVSLTKTTLPILSEIELAKCECCGMSEECSAEYVEEMKKRYSGKLICGLCGEAVKEEMEKNGGRTREEALEEHMNACVRFNRLGRVYPALYQADAVKKLLKKSSSAVSKSGNNNRKGGLARSSSCIPAITKDMKDKLRF comes from the coding sequence ATGGACACCCTCCAAAGAACAAAATCCGACATTTCAACCGTGTTACTACACACAATGGATGAAAACATTTCTGATGACCCTGTAAGTTTGACGAAGACGACACTCCCAATACTATCAGAAATCGAGCTAGCAAAATGCGAGTGTTGTGGAATGAGCGAGGAATGCTCGGCCGAGTACGTGGAGGAGATGAAGAAGAGATACTCAGGGAAGCTGATATGCGGGTTATGTGGCGAAGCAGTCAAGGAAGAAATGGAAAAGAATGGCGGGAGAACGAGGGAGGAAGCTTTGGAAGAACATATGAATGCTTGTGTAAGGTTTAATAGGCTTGGTAGGGTTTACCCTGCTTTGTATCAAGCTGATGCTGTTAAGAAATTGTTGAAGAAGAGCAGTAGTGCTGTTTCTAAGTCTGGTAATAATAATAGGAAAGGGGGCCTTGCTCGAAGTTCCAGTTGTATACCTGCCATTACTAAGGATATGAAGGATAAACTCAGATTTTAA
- the LOC110787393 gene encoding lachrymatory-factor synthase: MGEQESSKWEGETIVELKLTPQQVWPLIADDFCSLQKWFPHLENCYLVQGVQGEPGMVRCCESTQFGGDGSVRFAKERLLTIDPVQMCLSYDIVDNDVGFKSYVATMRLFPIEGGGVGGGGGGGEDDGKCVGCKFVWTFVADPVEGFTLEGLCELFKGIAHGMATKMEAAFPQTQLS; the protein is encoded by the coding sequence ATGGGAGAACAAGAATCAAGCAAATGGGAAGGAGAAACCATAGTAGAGCTAAAGCTCACACCACAACAAGTATGGCCACTCATAGCAGACGACTTCTGCTCCTTACAAAAATGGTTCCCTCATCTTGAAAACTGTTACTTAGTACAAGGTGTACAAGGTGAACCGGGCATGGTTCGTTGTTGTGAGTCCACACAGTTCGGAGGAGATGGTTCGGTCCGGTTCGCTAAGGAGAGGCTCCTAACCATTGATCCTGTACAGATGTGCCTATCTTATGATATAGTCGATAACGACGTTGGTTTTAAGTCTTATGTTGCAACCATGAGGTTGTTTCCTATTGAAGGTGGCGGCGTAGGCGGCGGAGGAGGCGGAGGGGAGGATGACGGAAAGTGTGTTGGGTGTAAGTTTGTGTGGACGTTTGTGGCTGATCCAGTTGAAGGGTTTACCCTTGAAGGTCTTTGTGAGCTTTTTAAAGGTATTGCTCATGGCATGGCTACAAAGATGGAAGCAGCTTTTCCTCAAACCCAATTAAGCTAG
- the LOC130466179 gene encoding uncharacterized protein, with protein sequence MKKKCDHCTMKGHTKEECFQLVGYPDWFKNPGKGKITHKTSANVNKQGNDFAGDTPLEKSNEHGETSGAKSDPNLISTLVQEVMKALSEKQHLANFAGPYQ encoded by the exons ATGAAGAAAAAGTGTGATCACTGCACAATGAAAGGGCATACTAAAGAAGAATGCTTCCAGCTTGTGGGTTATCCAGACTGGTTTAAGAACCCTGGGAAGGGAAAGATAACACACAAGACATCAGCAAATGTGAACAAGCAAGGGAATGACTTTGCAGGTGACACACCACTTGAGAAAAGCAATGAGCATGGTGAAACAAGTGGAGCAAAGTCAGATCCAAACCTTATCTCTACTCTGGTGCAGGAAGTGATGAAGGCACTCAGTGAGAAACAACATTTAGCAAACTTTGCAG GACCCTATCAGTAA